A stretch of Geomonas oryzisoli DNA encodes these proteins:
- a CDS encoding M16 family metallopeptidase codes for MHSISNRLFSKKTLARLAAFAFLLAFAIPEAGAFRSSAIAEAKLDAVSGVQAAAPANPRTMTFPPLKFQFPKTERVQLKNGMVVYLLQDRELPIVNLTSYLNVGSLYEPDDKVGLASLTGATLRSGGTLKTAPDKLDRELEFMASSIESSMNADNATVAFSTLSKNLGRTLDLFAEVVKEPAFDPARFELAKSHAIEGIRRQNDDPKGVAGRELTRAIYAGHPLGRIPTVATVNAITRDDLIAFHKRYFYPGNMILAVSGDFDRDQLLKSLERLFGDWPNQSAAFPVVPKPSEEMAPAVLHVQKEVNQSVIRMGHLGIDKNNPDLYAIKVMDYILGGGFTSRLTQEIRSNQGLAYNVDAYFDPGRRFKGPFIAETETKVESTARTIKLLESIITGMTQAEVSEAELQLAKDSIINSFIFAFERPSAVVAQQARLEFYGYPKGYLENYRDNIARVTRADVLRVAKKYLRPDAMKLVVVGDEKKFDQPLSIFGKVQEIKLNNNK; via the coding sequence ATGCATTCGATCAGCAATCGCTTGTTCAGCAAGAAAACCCTGGCCCGCCTGGCCGCCTTCGCGTTCCTGCTCGCATTCGCCATTCCCGAAGCCGGTGCTTTCAGATCCAGCGCCATAGCCGAAGCCAAGCTCGACGCGGTCTCGGGGGTACAGGCAGCCGCCCCGGCCAACCCGCGCACCATGACCTTCCCGCCGCTCAAGTTCCAGTTCCCCAAGACGGAGCGCGTGCAGCTCAAAAACGGCATGGTGGTCTACCTGCTTCAGGACCGCGAGCTGCCGATAGTGAACCTGACCAGCTACCTGAACGTCGGCAGCCTCTACGAGCCGGATGACAAGGTCGGCCTCGCCTCCCTCACCGGCGCCACCCTGAGAAGCGGCGGCACCCTGAAGACCGCGCCCGACAAACTGGACCGCGAACTCGAGTTCATGGCCTCCTCCATCGAGTCGAGCATGAACGCCGACAACGCCACGGTCGCCTTCTCGACGCTCTCCAAAAACCTGGGGCGCACCCTCGACCTTTTTGCCGAGGTGGTCAAGGAACCCGCTTTCGATCCTGCCCGCTTCGAGCTGGCCAAAAGCCACGCCATCGAAGGGATCAGGCGCCAGAACGACGACCCGAAAGGGGTGGCGGGGCGTGAGCTCACCCGCGCCATCTACGCCGGTCATCCGCTGGGGCGCATCCCGACCGTCGCCACCGTGAACGCCATCACCCGCGACGACCTGATCGCCTTCCACAAGCGCTACTTCTACCCGGGCAACATGATCCTGGCGGTGTCCGGAGATTTCGACCGCGACCAACTGCTCAAGAGCCTGGAGCGGCTCTTCGGCGACTGGCCCAACCAGAGCGCCGCCTTCCCGGTGGTGCCGAAGCCGAGCGAGGAGATGGCCCCGGCGGTGCTGCACGTGCAGAAAGAGGTGAACCAGTCGGTGATCCGCATGGGGCACCTCGGCATCGACAAGAACAACCCGGACCTCTACGCCATCAAGGTGATGGACTACATACTCGGCGGAGGCTTCACCTCCCGGCTCACCCAGGAGATCCGCTCCAACCAGGGGCTCGCCTACAACGTGGACGCCTACTTCGATCCGGGGCGCCGCTTCAAGGGGCCCTTCATCGCGGAGACCGAGACCAAGGTGGAGTCCACCGCACGCACCATCAAGCTCCTGGAATCGATCATCACCGGCATGACCCAGGCGGAGGTTTCCGAGGCCGAGCTGCAGCTCGCCAAGGACTCCATCATCAACTCCTTCATCTTCGCCTTCGAGCGGCCCAGCGCGGTGGTGGCCCAGCAGGCCCGCCTGGAGTTCTACGGCTATCCCAAGGGATACCTGGAAAACTACCGCGACAACATCGCCCGCGTCACCCGTGCCGACGTGCTGCGGGTGGCCAAGAAATACCTCCGTCCCGACGCGATGAAACTCGTGGTGGTGGGGGATGAGAAGAAGTTCGACCAGCCGCTTTCCATCTTCGGAAAGGTGCAGGAAATCAAGCTGAACAACAACAAATAG
- a CDS encoding ABC transporter substrate-binding protein: protein MRKVMLLTVVLMMIAPTARAAGPVGDVIKIGMVNDQTGANKGSGRGMKVGVEAYFKAVNAKGGINGRKVELVSLDDQMVTDKTIDCLLKLADEQKVFAVVGSVGTSNCVASLPVVKEYKLPYINPRTGATELRTPVVREVFHVRASYQQEVDRIVDQLVKQGAKRFAVFYQNDGLGTDILASTENAVKRQGLSLVSKGSFERNTVAVTTGLASILAGKPDAIIVGAVYKPGAEFIKLLRKEGVTAFLAAGSFAGGMNLVKAVGPGASEGIIMSQVVPELDDLSLPITRECKEAIEKNPEDVGFNSVSMEGCMAAKSMVMALEKAGNPPTQAAFIQAYESMKGADMGGIELTFSQDNHQGQDNVYLQVVKGDKLISLK from the coding sequence ATGAGAAAGGTGATGTTACTGACCGTGGTGCTGATGATGATTGCTCCGACGGCACGTGCAGCGGGGCCGGTGGGCGACGTGATCAAGATCGGCATGGTGAACGACCAGACCGGCGCCAACAAGGGGTCCGGACGGGGGATGAAGGTAGGCGTGGAAGCCTATTTCAAGGCGGTGAACGCGAAGGGCGGCATCAACGGCCGCAAGGTCGAGCTGGTCTCACTGGACGACCAGATGGTGACCGACAAGACCATCGACTGCCTGCTAAAGCTCGCCGACGAGCAGAAGGTGTTCGCGGTGGTCGGCTCCGTGGGCACCTCCAACTGCGTCGCCAGCCTCCCCGTGGTCAAGGAATACAAGCTCCCCTACATCAACCCGAGGACCGGCGCGACGGAACTGCGCACGCCGGTGGTGAGGGAGGTCTTCCACGTCAGGGCGAGCTACCAGCAGGAAGTGGACCGCATCGTAGACCAACTGGTCAAACAGGGGGCGAAGCGCTTCGCCGTCTTCTACCAAAACGATGGCCTGGGCACCGACATCCTCGCCTCGACGGAGAATGCCGTCAAGCGCCAGGGCCTGAGTCTGGTCTCCAAGGGCTCCTTCGAGAGGAACACCGTGGCGGTAACCACCGGGCTGGCCAGCATCCTGGCCGGTAAGCCCGACGCCATCATCGTCGGTGCGGTGTACAAGCCGGGAGCGGAGTTCATCAAGCTTTTGCGCAAGGAAGGGGTCACCGCCTTCCTGGCCGCCGGCTCCTTTGCCGGCGGGATGAACCTGGTCAAGGCGGTGGGGCCTGGCGCCTCCGAGGGGATCATCATGAGCCAGGTGGTGCCGGAACTGGACGACCTGTCGCTCCCCATCACCAGGGAGTGCAAGGAAGCCATCGAGAAGAACCCGGAGGACGTCGGCTTCAACTCGGTGAGCATGGAGGGGTGCATGGCCGCCAAGTCGATGGTCATGGCCCTGGAGAAAGCGGGCAACCCGCCCACCCAGGCCGCCTTCATCCAGGCCTACGAGAGCATGAAGGGGGCGGACATGGGGGGGATCGAGCTGACCTTCTCCCAGGACAACCACCAGGGGCAGGACAACGTCTACCTGCAGGTGGTGAAGGGCGACAAGCTCATTTCCCTCAAGTAG
- a CDS encoding alpha-amylase family glycosyl hydrolase encodes MKQRFINSDYFPFQIQISAACGDRIALRSMLEELGDVPGIIYARRVATKLNKQLAPHEAAIMPGLLHLYSILSRVYRYVMGQYCANQQPGVLAALMAQAGYPDFGGDAGSALQRFMELFPSQQMVLGNDTPQGFLSGDDEERNRRQALSAELLLMLLNGENRALDQFRRLFDASQLADSSPYLEVTSELDRRLAQAPPFEPMGVSLPELLRAPMKASPDSLSGQIAYIREHWASILPSELLTELVTALDIVSQEGRAFFGGPGEPKVLRFGRGARGGDDYPEYERFSQDADWMANVVMIAKMVYVWLGQLAKTYQTEVRTLDQIPDAELDRLAGFGFSALWLIGVWERSPSSQQIKRIAGNQEAISSAYSLYDYIIAHDLGGEGALDNLRQRCAARGIRLASDMVPNHTGLYSKWTVEHPDWFIQLDYPPYPDYQFNGPDLSPDGRIGLFIEDGYWDKRDAAVVFKHLDRGNGRVRYIYHGNDGTSTPWNDTAQLNYLIPEVREAVIGTILHVARQFPIIRFDAAMTLAKKHYQRLWYPLPGHGSGVPSRAEHGMDRASFDEVFPVEFWREVVDRVAVEAPDTLLLAEAFWLMEGYFVRTLGMHRVYNSAFMNMLKMEENAKYRQTVKNVLEFEPEILKRFVNFMNNPDERTAVEQFGKEGKYFGATVLLVTMPGLPMFGHGQIEGFHEKYGMEYRRAYWDEPVDQHLVARHESDIFPLMRRRHIFSGSEQFTLYDFYAGHSVNENVFAYSNRNDGDRGLILFHNAYASTAGWIRTSCAVLRKNASGGTSLAQTTLGESLGFKGDGRHYYSFRDYASGLSFLRNGRDLCDQGLYVEMGAYEYHAFLDFRELYDDDYGTWGALCYRLNGAGVENLDDEVKKVRYAAVHESLRLFLAKAAAVLQEPGVAPQARIAPLEPLLASFYRTLAQEAPEQEQRALLGSFGTEVLRALQSAQEGELLPAERLLLCAFLALHRTGSLKEAESAQLFEELGLVHPVVQVFQGLPPADPEQVIDLPPRSFGKLLGLLLQHEDFFSTCRAIGVTRCSTALFSEPAVARFLFLHESGGAQWFNKERFELLVDWLAQVEPYAEGADAGKAKAGGEKAGALPGKALATLLKESAAAAGYRLDQLMNVLQTGF; translated from the coding sequence ATGAAGCAGAGGTTTATTAACTCGGACTATTTCCCGTTTCAGATCCAGATCTCCGCCGCTTGCGGCGACCGGATCGCCCTGCGCAGCATGCTCGAGGAGCTGGGCGACGTGCCCGGCATCATCTACGCGCGCCGGGTGGCCACCAAGCTGAACAAGCAGCTGGCGCCGCACGAGGCCGCCATCATGCCGGGCCTGTTACATCTTTATTCCATCCTGAGCCGGGTCTACCGTTACGTGATGGGGCAGTACTGCGCCAACCAGCAGCCCGGCGTGCTGGCCGCGCTCATGGCCCAGGCGGGGTATCCCGACTTCGGCGGTGATGCCGGGAGCGCGCTGCAGCGCTTCATGGAGCTGTTCCCGTCGCAGCAGATGGTGCTCGGCAACGACACGCCGCAAGGGTTCCTCTCCGGTGACGATGAGGAGCGGAACCGTCGCCAGGCGCTCTCGGCGGAACTGCTGCTCATGCTGTTAAACGGCGAGAACCGTGCCCTGGACCAGTTCCGCCGGCTTTTCGACGCCTCGCAACTGGCGGACTCCTCCCCCTACCTCGAGGTCACCTCGGAGCTGGACCGGCGCCTGGCCCAAGCCCCCCCCTTCGAGCCGATGGGCGTTTCCCTGCCGGAGCTGCTGCGGGCGCCGATGAAGGCCTCGCCCGACTCGCTTTCCGGGCAGATCGCCTACATCCGGGAGCATTGGGCTTCCATCCTCCCCTCGGAGCTTCTTACCGAGCTGGTGACCGCGCTGGACATCGTTTCCCAGGAGGGGCGCGCCTTCTTCGGCGGCCCCGGCGAGCCCAAGGTGCTCCGCTTCGGCCGGGGCGCCCGCGGCGGCGACGACTACCCCGAGTACGAGCGCTTTTCCCAGGACGCGGACTGGATGGCCAACGTGGTCATGATCGCCAAGATGGTGTACGTCTGGCTGGGGCAGCTCGCCAAGACCTACCAGACCGAGGTGCGCACCCTGGACCAGATCCCGGACGCGGAGCTGGACCGGCTGGCCGGCTTCGGCTTCAGTGCGCTGTGGCTGATCGGCGTGTGGGAGCGCTCCCCGTCGTCGCAGCAGATCAAGCGCATCGCCGGCAACCAGGAGGCGATTTCCTCGGCGTACTCGCTCTACGACTACATCATCGCCCACGACCTCGGCGGCGAAGGGGCGCTGGACAACCTGCGTCAGCGCTGCGCCGCCCGCGGCATCCGCCTGGCAAGCGACATGGTCCCCAACCACACCGGCCTCTATTCCAAGTGGACCGTCGAGCACCCGGACTGGTTCATCCAGCTTGATTACCCGCCGTACCCCGACTACCAGTTCAACGGCCCCGACCTCTCCCCCGACGGGCGCATCGGCCTGTTCATCGAGGACGGCTACTGGGACAAGCGCGACGCGGCGGTGGTGTTCAAACACCTCGACCGCGGCAACGGGCGGGTGCGCTACATCTACCACGGCAACGACGGCACCTCCACCCCCTGGAACGACACTGCGCAGCTGAACTACCTGATCCCCGAGGTGCGCGAGGCGGTCATCGGCACCATCCTCCACGTGGCGCGCCAGTTCCCCATCATACGCTTCGACGCCGCCATGACCCTGGCCAAGAAGCACTACCAGCGCCTGTGGTACCCGCTGCCGGGCCACGGCTCCGGGGTCCCATCGCGCGCCGAGCACGGCATGGACCGGGCCAGCTTCGACGAGGTCTTCCCCGTCGAATTCTGGCGCGAGGTGGTGGACCGGGTGGCGGTGGAGGCACCGGACACGCTCCTTCTGGCCGAGGCCTTCTGGCTCATGGAAGGGTACTTCGTCAGGACCCTCGGCATGCACCGCGTCTACAACTCCGCCTTCATGAACATGCTGAAGATGGAGGAGAACGCCAAGTATCGGCAGACGGTGAAGAACGTGCTCGAGTTCGAACCGGAGATCCTGAAGCGCTTCGTGAACTTCATGAACAACCCGGACGAGCGCACCGCCGTGGAGCAGTTCGGCAAGGAGGGGAAATACTTCGGCGCCACCGTGCTCCTGGTCACCATGCCCGGTCTCCCCATGTTCGGCCACGGGCAGATCGAGGGGTTCCACGAGAAGTACGGCATGGAGTACCGGCGTGCCTATTGGGACGAACCGGTGGACCAGCATCTGGTGGCCCGCCACGAAAGCGACATCTTCCCGCTCATGCGGCGGCGCCATATCTTCTCTGGTAGCGAGCAGTTCACCCTGTACGACTTCTACGCCGGGCACAGCGTCAACGAAAACGTGTTCGCCTACTCCAACCGCAATGACGGCGACCGCGGCCTGATCCTGTTCCATAACGCCTACGCCTCCACCGCCGGGTGGATCCGCACCTCCTGCGCCGTATTGAGGAAAAACGCCTCGGGGGGGACCTCGCTGGCGCAGACGACCCTGGGGGAGTCGCTGGGGTTCAAGGGCGACGGGCGCCACTACTACAGTTTCCGCGACTACGCCTCAGGGCTTTCCTTCCTGAGAAACGGCCGCGACCTCTGCGACCAGGGCCTCTACGTCGAGATGGGGGCCTACGAGTACCATGCCTTCCTCGACTTCCGGGAACTCTACGATGACGACTACGGCACCTGGGGCGCGCTCTGCTACCGGCTGAACGGCGCCGGGGTCGAGAACCTGGACGACGAGGTCAAGAAGGTGCGTTACGCCGCCGTTCATGAGTCCCTCAGGTTGTTCCTTGCCAAGGCCGCCGCGGTGCTGCAGGAGCCGGGAGTCGCACCGCAGGCACGCATCGCGCCCCTGGAGCCGCTGCTCGCCTCCTTCTACAGGACGTTGGCGCAGGAGGCTCCGGAACAGGAACAGCGCGCCCTGCTCGGGAGTTTCGGGACGGAGGTCCTGCGGGCCCTGCAATCGGCGCAGGAAGGAGAGCTCCTGCCGGCGGAACGGCTTCTTTTGTGCGCTTTCCTGGCGCTGCACCGGACCGGCAGCCTGAAAGAGGCGGAGAGCGCGCAGCTCTTCGAGGAACTGGGACTGGTGCACCCGGTGGTGCAGGTCTTCCAGGGGCTGCCCCCGGCGGACCCCGAGCAGGTGATCGACCTGCCGCCGCGCAGCTTCGGGAAGCTGCTTGGGCTTTTGCTGCAGCACGAAGACTTTTTCTCCACCTGCCGCGCCATCGGGGTGACCCGCTGCAGTACCGCCCTCTTCTCCGAGCCGGCGGTGGCCCGGTTCCTGTTCCTGCACGAAAGCGGCGGGGCGCAGTGGTTCAACAAGGAGCGCTTCGAGTTGCTGGTGGACTGGCTGGCACAGGTGGAGCCGTACGCCGAGGGGGCGGACGCCGGGAAGGCGAAGGCCGGGGGCGAAAAAGCAGGCGCACTCCCGGGCAAGGCCCTGGCAACACTCCTTAAGGAGAGCGCAGCGGCGGCCGGCTACCGGCTCGACCAGCTAATGAACGTTTTGCAGACCGGCTTCTGA
- a CDS encoding response regulator — protein sequence MTGSILLVEDNEKLAAMLRTVLEGRGHQVKSAASGDAALALLQGQRFDLLVLDLKLPGMNGVELLQRVRRSAALKELPVVIMTGVFRGEEYARAAAKLGVEAYLEKPFGKDDFLKAVQGALDHGPAGKEISRLLLELYRSGQSGMLELRGGTRIFVVGGEPASFSSPSFVPFLASGNHLQRSDLEQFPPARPGRLPLVEAGLIGYDDLLEHSRLFLSRSLVEALLQNQSPRFTPVIEGIELPLTPLSLPRLLHQAAGTANFDLAPYLACRGSLLPVRTAEYFRLANLLNMGPEEVDLLQQLGQGKSVQGILSDCDSPARGAALLDLMVRMGMLSLSSAPVADQQPDFPQKLLFNRPIEEVAERRADAVNFKDLVDEVSESIELVVGKKGMAAPLSSTEIDFEQEVQRDYAAIQNKNYYEIFGMTPGTFSFATLKEAYFAKTREYSPEKFMQLAGDTLGRAQDVLSHYANAYNTLSSVIAKERYDEMLNADTVGLGGKREDELQARIQFQSGKVFLEMEDFANAERALQDAYTLDPNDAQTSAYLAWSIYKNPGNQRSQGALEKCRMLLSKSLQAERNADAFAFRGWMLLDEGRDGLAEGEFQKAIKLNPHQPHAQGGMRLIRERREAEKKGLFKRIFG from the coding sequence ATGACGGGCAGCATTCTGCTGGTGGAGGACAACGAAAAGCTCGCCGCGATGCTGCGCACCGTACTGGAGGGGCGCGGGCACCAGGTGAAGAGCGCCGCCAGCGGCGACGCCGCCCTCGCCCTGCTGCAGGGGCAGCGCTTCGACCTGCTGGTACTGGACCTGAAGCTGCCGGGGATGAACGGTGTGGAGCTACTGCAGCGGGTGCGCCGCAGCGCCGCCTTGAAGGAGCTCCCGGTGGTGATCATGACCGGGGTCTTCCGCGGCGAAGAGTACGCCCGCGCCGCGGCGAAACTGGGCGTCGAGGCCTACCTGGAGAAGCCCTTCGGCAAAGACGACTTCCTCAAGGCCGTCCAGGGCGCCCTGGACCACGGGCCGGCAGGCAAGGAGATCTCGCGGCTGCTCCTGGAGCTGTACCGCAGCGGTCAAAGCGGCATGCTGGAGCTGCGCGGCGGCACCAGGATCTTCGTGGTGGGCGGCGAGCCCGCCAGTTTCTCCTCGCCGAGCTTCGTCCCGTTCCTGGCCTCCGGAAACCACCTGCAGCGCTCCGACCTGGAGCAGTTCCCTCCGGCCCGCCCGGGACGCCTGCCGCTGGTGGAAGCGGGTCTCATCGGCTACGACGACCTGCTGGAGCACTCCCGCCTGTTCCTGTCCCGCTCCCTCGTGGAGGCGCTGCTGCAGAACCAGTCCCCCCGGTTCACTCCGGTCATCGAAGGGATCGAGCTTCCCCTCACCCCCCTGTCACTGCCGCGCCTGCTGCACCAGGCCGCCGGGACCGCGAACTTCGACCTCGCCCCGTACCTCGCCTGCCGCGGTTCACTGTTGCCGGTGCGCACGGCGGAATACTTCCGCCTGGCGAACCTGCTCAACATGGGGCCGGAAGAGGTCGACCTGTTGCAGCAGCTCGGCCAGGGCAAGAGCGTGCAGGGCATCCTCTCCGACTGCGACAGCCCGGCCCGGGGCGCGGCCCTGCTCGACCTCATGGTGCGCATGGGCATGCTGTCGTTGTCTTCGGCACCGGTTGCCGACCAGCAGCCCGATTTCCCGCAAAAGCTCCTCTTCAACCGCCCCATCGAGGAAGTCGCGGAGCGGCGGGCCGATGCAGTCAATTTCAAGGACCTGGTGGACGAGGTATCGGAGTCGATCGAGCTCGTGGTCGGCAAAAAGGGGATGGCGGCACCGCTGTCGTCCACCGAGATCGACTTTGAGCAGGAGGTGCAGCGGGACTACGCCGCCATCCAGAACAAGAACTACTACGAGATCTTCGGGATGACGCCCGGCACCTTCAGCTTCGCCACCCTCAAAGAGGCCTACTTCGCCAAGACCCGGGAATACTCACCCGAGAAGTTCATGCAGCTCGCCGGTGACACGCTGGGACGCGCCCAGGACGTACTCTCCCACTATGCCAACGCCTACAACACCCTCTCCAGCGTCATCGCCAAGGAGCGCTACGACGAGATGCTGAACGCCGACACCGTCGGCCTGGGTGGCAAGCGCGAGGACGAGCTGCAGGCCCGCATCCAGTTCCAGTCGGGCAAGGTGTTCCTGGAGATGGAGGATTTCGCCAACGCCGAGCGCGCGCTGCAGGACGCTTATACCCTCGACCCCAACGACGCCCAGACCAGCGCCTACCTCGCCTGGTCCATCTATAAGAACCCCGGCAACCAGCGCTCGCAGGGGGCCCTGGAGAAATGCCGCATGCTCCTCTCCAAGAGCCTGCAGGCCGAGCGCAACGCCGATGCCTTCGCCTTCCGCGGCTGGATGCTCTTGGACGAGGGGAGGGACGGTCTGGCCGAGGGTGAATTCCAGAAAGCCATCAAGCTGAACCCGCACCAGCCGCACGCCCAAGGCGGGATGCGCCTCATCAGGGAGCGCCGCGAGGCCGAGAAGAAGGGACTCTTCAAGCGCATCTTCGGCTGA
- the scpB gene encoding methylmalonyl-CoA decarboxylase, whose amino-acid sequence MAVINTALQDNVGTITFNDPEHRNMLSGALIDEMLQSIGALQKGRMRVLVIRAPKGSKVWSAGHDVHELPLPGRDPLSYHDPLVTVLRSIQSLPIPVIAMIEGSVWGGACDLALSCDILIGAPSASFCMTPAKIGVPYNVSGILHFMNIMGVNFAKEMFFTAEPLSAEQASKAGLLNHLVEADELEEFTYNMAHKITRNSPLSIGVIKEQIRLLASAHPLSPLTFERVQGLRRTVYDSKDYAEGIKAFLEKRPPVFTGD is encoded by the coding sequence ATGGCGGTCATCAATACGGCACTGCAAGACAACGTAGGGACCATCACCTTCAACGACCCCGAGCACCGCAACATGCTAAGCGGTGCGCTCATCGACGAGATGCTGCAGTCGATCGGCGCTCTGCAGAAGGGGAGGATGAGGGTGCTGGTGATCCGGGCACCCAAGGGGTCGAAAGTCTGGTCGGCCGGGCACGACGTGCACGAGCTGCCGCTGCCGGGGCGCGACCCGCTTTCGTATCACGATCCGCTGGTGACAGTGCTGCGCTCCATCCAGAGCCTTCCCATCCCGGTCATCGCCATGATCGAGGGGAGCGTCTGGGGGGGCGCCTGCGACCTTGCCCTTTCCTGCGACATCCTGATCGGCGCTCCCAGCGCCTCGTTCTGCATGACCCCGGCGAAGATCGGTGTCCCCTACAACGTCTCGGGGATCCTGCACTTCATGAACATCATGGGGGTAAACTTCGCCAAGGAGATGTTCTTCACGGCGGAGCCGCTTTCCGCGGAGCAGGCGAGCAAGGCCGGTCTTTTGAACCACCTGGTCGAGGCGGATGAGCTCGAAGAGTTCACCTACAACATGGCGCACAAGATCACCAGGAACAGCCCGCTCTCCATCGGGGTGATCAAGGAGCAGATCCGGCTTCTGGCCAGCGCCCACCCCCTCTCCCCGCTCACCTTCGAGCGTGTGCAGGGTCTGCGGCGCACCGTCTACGACAGCAAGGATTACGCTGAAGGGATCAAGGCGTTTCTGGAGAAGCGGCCGCCGGTCTTTACCGGTGATTAG
- a CDS encoding RCKP-type rubredoxin-like domain-containing protein, which yields MATWKCKSCGYTKEGRCKPQKCPQCQEKGNFEKAEE from the coding sequence ATGGCTACGTGGAAGTGCAAGAGCTGCGGATACACCAAGGAAGGTCGTTGCAAGCCCCAGAAGTGCCCGCAGTGCCAGGAGAAGGGGAACTTCGAGAAGGCTGAGGAATAA
- the mltG gene encoding endolytic transglycosylase MltG, with translation MFRRQRKLCLVLLLIVTLVPITRFSRFLLFPAGEGKRSEIVELGKGRPLKALAADLEARRILSSARLFTLYARIKGGDARLKAGYYQFDDGMRPSQILAKMISGDVYQRIFALPEGYSSYQVAEMLEKRGIFGKESFLAACRDAALLKELGIDAASAEGYLFPGSYNILPGKTELEVVREMVQRQQAYLKQSVDGRARAKGVSVQKLLTVASMVEKEAVLPAEKPLIAAVFQNRLKLGMRLQSDPTALYGVRAFAGKVRREDILKPTPYNTYLIPALPPGPIGNPGKDAIEAVLNPAAVPYLYFVGRGDGSHQFSKDLSSHNQAVQKYLKAPAAASQGGS, from the coding sequence ATGTTCCGGCGGCAGCGCAAACTCTGCCTCGTCCTGCTGCTGATAGTCACCCTGGTACCCATCACCCGTTTCTCGAGGTTCCTGCTGTTTCCCGCCGGCGAGGGGAAGCGCTCGGAGATCGTCGAGCTAGGCAAAGGGCGCCCGCTCAAAGCGTTGGCTGCCGACTTGGAGGCGCGCCGCATCCTCTCCAGCGCCCGCCTCTTCACCCTGTATGCGCGCATCAAAGGTGGTGACGCCCGGCTCAAGGCGGGTTACTACCAGTTCGACGACGGCATGCGCCCCAGCCAGATCCTCGCCAAGATGATCAGCGGCGACGTGTATCAGCGCATATTCGCCCTCCCCGAGGGATATTCCAGTTACCAGGTGGCGGAGATGCTCGAGAAGCGCGGCATCTTCGGCAAGGAAAGCTTCCTGGCCGCCTGCCGCGACGCGGCGCTGCTCAAGGAGCTCGGCATCGATGCCGCCAGCGCCGAGGGGTACCTCTTCCCCGGGAGCTACAACATCCTGCCGGGCAAGACGGAGCTTGAGGTCGTCCGCGAGATGGTGCAGCGGCAGCAGGCCTACCTGAAGCAATCGGTGGACGGCCGCGCCCGGGCCAAGGGGGTCTCGGTGCAGAAGCTTTTGACCGTGGCCTCCATGGTGGAGAAGGAGGCTGTGCTGCCCGCGGAGAAGCCGCTCATCGCCGCCGTCTTTCAAAACCGCCTGAAACTCGGCATGCGGCTGCAGAGCGACCCCACCGCCCTGTACGGGGTACGGGCGTTTGCCGGAAAGGTGAGGCGGGAGGATATCCTGAAGCCGACCCCGTACAACACCTACCTGATCCCCGCCCTCCCGCCGGGGCCGATCGGGAACCCGGGCAAGGACGCCATCGAGGCGGTGCTCAATCCCGCGGCGGTCCCCTACCTCTACTTCGTGGGGCGCGGTGACGGCAGCCACCAGTTCTCCAAGGACCTCTCGTCCCACAACCAGGCGGTGCAAAAGTACCTGAAGGCGCCTGCCGCGGCCTCGCAAGGGGGAAGCTAG